In Erigeron canadensis isolate Cc75 chromosome 8, C_canadensis_v1, whole genome shotgun sequence, the DNA window ATTGGTGGAAGCAATTTGAGAAATTACTCAATAATAAAGAACAACTATTTATTCCAATAATCAAATCTCGAATCGAATCAATTAGAACTACTGGACGCCAATCAGTGGCTTATGTTGACACATTGGTGAATCTAAAGCTTCCTAAAGAAGCTAATTATAATGGAAATGTTAGAAAGCTGACACACAAGGAGATGGTAAGTTTGTGTAGTGAGTTTCTTAATGGTGGCACATACACCACCTCAACATCTCTACAATGGATCATGGCGAATCTTGTTAAGCACCCTCACATTCAAAACAAACTCTATGATGAAATAATTGAGGTCGTTGGACAACCATATCCACTTCCACCACATGGGGCCGAGCCAGTACTTATAAATGAAGAGAACCTAAAGAAAATGCCATACCTAAAAGCAGTGGTTTTGGAAGGGCTGAGGAGGCACCCACCGAGCCATTTTGGGCTGCCCCATAAGGTCACAAAGGAGGTAGAGGTGCAAGGTTATGTGATTCCACAGGGTGCCACACTCAATTTCTTGTTGGGTGAGATGGGTTTGGATCCGAAGGTCTGGGATAATCCCATGGAGTTCAAACCAGAGAGGTTTTTTTCAAATGATAAAAGTAATGGTGTGTTTGACTTTGATTTAAGTGGAAGCAAAGAGATCAAGATGATGCCATTTGGTGCTGGAAGAAGAATATGTCCTGCCGTTGATTTAGCCCTGCTTCACTTGGAGTATTTTGTTGCGAACTTGATTTGGTATTTCTATTGGACTACTCCAAACGGTTATCATGTTGATCTTGCTGAGAAGGTGGAGTTCACCATTCTCATGAAGAACCCTCTCGTAGCACAAATCTCATCTAGGTCTTCAAAAAGATCCACTTGAAATATATCAAGTTAATGggtttttaacatttgtttttaacCCGTTAACCCATGTACATATATCAGGGTTAATGGGTCGAGTAAGGAGAAGCAAATTGAGGTTATGATTGAAAGTTTACCTTGAACTTTTTGTGAGTTGAGCtaagattaaatatattttatttcgcCAACTCGAATTCATCAATTTGACTTGTGGACCTGAACCGAACCCGGTTGACAACCCCAAAGTTATGGAACCATGGTCCATACTCCATACTccgtataattatattatttctaAATAACCGTATTACTTTTTTATCATACAAAAACTAACTATTACCTATGGGGTAAATGATGTTTGTTCCAACAAATAGGCAACTTCCTGTTTTTCATTCACAATTAGGATTATACCCGGCCGGAGATAATAAAAATTAactgtttttttatttgaaaagaaCGTCAACCTGTTAGCCAATACGACATTGTTACACTAATACAAtacaaaaaactatatataataattatattttgaatttaaaattcaaataaggaaaaattatttaaaatatataatcttGCTTCATCAAGGCCCaccaaataaataataataataataaaaaggaagaAATGATGTTGAATTTTGAAAGCGTTTGCCTTTATGAGCGGAGTTaagtaaaaagtattaaaaacaaatgttaaaaaaaaaatacataaggaatatattaaaaccaaaaataaaaaagtaaacaaaaaaaacaaaaaggaataCGAAACcatatgaaaaaattattaaaaaaaacacaaatgctACATgtgaaaatgttataaaaaccaaatgtttaaaaaataaaaacgaaatataatgcaaaaaaaaggataaaaagcaaaatatatagcattttaaaaacttataaaagaacaaaatgtaaaatgtagaaaaaggtttaaaaaaataaatgttaaaaaaagaagttatataaagttgggTAGAAATAATTAAAGTCAAACAGGaacatcaaaaaagaaaaagggaaaaaagagggggcaaaaaagaaaaaaagagggagaaaaaatgaaaaggagaaaaaaagaaaagaaaagggtaGGGGGAGGGGTTTGAACGCGTGACCTCCTACCTCAAAGACACAAACCATTGCACCAAAAATAGGTTGTGTTTAATAGTTGACAagtattgtatttatattaaaacgGAAGATGATGACAAAAAACACTGTTCACGCGAGTTCTCTTTAAATAGGTTATAGcattttaaaaacttataaaaaaacaaaatgtaaagTATAGAAAAATGCTtcaaaaataaatgttaaaaaaaagttatataaagttaagAGGTagaaataattaaaatcaaacagaagggtcaaaaaagaaaaaagggaaaaaagaggggggcaaaaaaaaaaggaaaaaaaagaggggtcaaaaatgaaaaagaaaaaaagggtgGGGAAGAGGTTTATCTCAAAGTCCAAAACACAAACCATTTACAACAATAATTGGTTATATTTAATTGTTGGcaagtattatatttatatta includes these proteins:
- the LOC122580240 gene encoding cytochrome P450 89A2-like; its protein translation is MDTWFIIISSLCVAALIRSIIINRRNNKKMLLPGPSIMYNIFIQLTTHPLNWEGAVLINLKAKYGPLFTLSLAFQPFIFVGSHDLAHQILIKKGTIFSDRPKSLPMLNISSASYGHTWRLFRRNLASEMMHPERIKSYSWARKWVLHILIDRLQEQKKGEGIKVVDHFHYVVSCLMMAMCFGEKFDERQVNEIAKVQRDMLLIVGSGRFMTHNLFPRMSKILCRNWWKQFEKLLNNKEQLFIPIIKSRIESIRTTGRQSVAYVDTLVNLKLPKEANYNGNVRKLTHKEMVSLCSEFLNGGTYTTSTSLQWIMANLVKHPHIQNKLYDEIIEVVGQPYPLPPHGAEPVLINEENLKKMPYLKAVVLEGLRRHPPSHFGLPHKVTKEVEVQGYVIPQGATLNFLLGEMGLDPKVWDNPMEFKPERFFSNDKSNGVFDFDLSGSKEIKMMPFGAGRRICPAVDLALLHLEYFVANLIWYFYWTTPNGYHVDLAEKVEFTILMKNPLVAQISSRSSKRST